In Ancalomicrobiaceae bacterium S20, the following proteins share a genomic window:
- a CDS encoding ATP-binding cassette domain-containing protein, with translation MLEHIAVDHRDAGGAKVRALEIDRFAVAAGERVVLTGPSGAGKTTALHVAAGIARPDTGRVQWGDRVVSAEREAVRDRWRRETIGFVFQNFHLVPELDILSNILIARWFSAWRVDGALRARAVALAERMGLPDPRRRAGVLSRGEQQRVAIARALVHRPAIVFADEPTASLDAETGAVIGTLLVEAVAETGASLVAVSHDARLIERFPRVVQVLGGRLVEDAPALPRISEAAR, from the coding sequence GTGCTGGAGCATATCGCGGTCGATCATCGCGACGCGGGTGGCGCGAAGGTGCGCGCGCTCGAGATCGATCGCTTCGCGGTCGCCGCCGGCGAGCGGGTCGTGCTGACCGGACCGTCGGGGGCGGGCAAGACCACGGCGCTGCATGTCGCGGCCGGCATCGCCCGGCCGGACACGGGCCGTGTGCAGTGGGGCGACCGCGTCGTCTCGGCCGAGCGCGAGGCGGTGCGCGACCGCTGGCGGCGCGAGACGATCGGCTTCGTGTTCCAGAACTTTCACCTCGTGCCCGAGCTCGACATTCTGTCGAACATCCTGATCGCGCGCTGGTTTTCCGCGTGGCGGGTCGATGGCGCCTTGCGGGCGCGTGCGGTGGCGCTGGCCGAGCGCATGGGCCTGCCGGACCCGCGCCGGCGCGCTGGCGTCTTGTCGCGCGGCGAGCAGCAGCGCGTCGCGATCGCGCGCGCGCTGGTACACCGGCCGGCGATCGTGTTCGCCGACGAGCCGACCGCGAGCCTCGACGCCGAGACCGGCGCCGTGATCGGCACACTCCTGGTTGAGGCGGTCGCGGAAACCGGGGCCAGCCTGGTGGCGGTCAGCCATGACGCACGCCTGATCGAGCGCTTTCCGCGCGTCGTCCAGGTTCTCGGCGGGCGGCTGGTCGAAGACGCGCCGGCGCTGCCGCGCATCTCGGAGGCGGCGCGATGA